From Dasypus novemcinctus isolate mDasNov1 chromosome 8, mDasNov1.1.hap2, whole genome shotgun sequence, the proteins below share one genomic window:
- the MRPS2 gene encoding small ribosomal subunit protein uS2m isoform X1 produces the protein MAPAVAALPRLLGVGERAAHTAPPDRRGGEGRGGHGMLGAWPRPFWLDFLNKATPGASRLSSRTFGSSLATAVSEPEDSNDNTAGDFDDQILNEPLKHSDFFNVKELFSIRSLFDARVHLGHKAGCRHRFMEPYVFGNRLGQDIIDLEQTAVHLQQALNFTAHVAYRKGIILFVSRHRQFTHLVENTAQACGEYAHARYFKGGLLTNAPVLFGPGVRLPDLLIFLHTLNNVFETHVAVRDAAKMNIPTVGVVDTNCNPCLITYPVPGNDDSPASVQLFCRLFRVVINRAKEKRRQVEALYRPQAQKVAEAQGPTGPPAPRAHPGMGSSHSP, from the exons ATGGCGCCCGCCGTGGCCGCGCTGCCCAGACTGCTTGGCGTGGGTGAGCGCGCGGCCCACACCGCCCCGCCAGACCGGCGTGGCGGAGAGGGCCGGGGCGGGCACGGGATGCTGG GTGCCTGGCCCAGGCCGTTCTGGCTGGATTTCCTCAACAAGGCGACCCCAGGGGCGTCCCGGCTCAGCAGCAGGACGTTTGGAAGCAGCCTGGCCACTGCTGTCAGCGAACCTGAAGACAGCAACGATAACACTGCTGGAG ATTTCGATGACCAGATTCTGAATGAGCCTCTCAAGCATTCTGACTTCTTCaatgtcaaggaattattttccATCAGAAGTCTCTTCGATGCCCGAGTGCACCTGGGACACAAGGCCGGCTGTCGGCACAG GTTCATGGAGCCGTACGTATTTGGGAACCGCCTGGGCCAGGACATCATCGACCTGGAGCAGACGGCCGTGCACCTCCAGCAGGCCTTGAACTTCACCGCCCACGTGGCCTATCGCAAGGGCATCATCTTGTTCGTGAGCCGCCACCGGCAGTTCACGCACCTGGTCGAGAACACGGCCCAGGCCTGCGGCGAGTACGCCCACGCCCGCTACTTCAAGGGCGGCCTGCTGACCAACGCGCCGGTCCTCTTCGGCCCCGGGGTGCGCCTGCCCGACCTCCTCATCTTCCTGCACACCCTCAACAACGTCTTTGAGACCCACGTGGCCGTGCGCGACGCAGCCAAGATGAACATCCCCACCGTCGGCGTCGTGGACACCAACTGCAACCCCTGCCTCATCACCTACCCCGTCCCCGGCAACGACGACTCGCCCGCCTCCGTGCAGCTCTTCTGCAGGCTCTTCCGCGTGGTCATCAACCGGGCCAAGGAGAAGCGGAGACAGGTCGAGGCCCTGTACCGACCACAGGCCCAAAAGGTGGCCGAGGCCCAGGGCCCCACGGGCCCTCCTGCCCCCAGAGCACATCCCGGGATGGGCTCAAGCCACTCCCCGTGA
- the MRPS2 gene encoding small ribosomal subunit protein uS2m isoform X2, whose product MAPAVAALPRLLGVGAWPRPFWLDFLNKATPGASRLSSRTFGSSLATAVSEPEDSNDNTAGDFDDQILNEPLKHSDFFNVKELFSIRSLFDARVHLGHKAGCRHRFMEPYVFGNRLGQDIIDLEQTAVHLQQALNFTAHVAYRKGIILFVSRHRQFTHLVENTAQACGEYAHARYFKGGLLTNAPVLFGPGVRLPDLLIFLHTLNNVFETHVAVRDAAKMNIPTVGVVDTNCNPCLITYPVPGNDDSPASVQLFCRLFRVVINRAKEKRRQVEALYRPQAQKVAEAQGPTGPPAPRAHPGMGSSHSP is encoded by the exons ATGGCGCCCGCCGTGGCCGCGCTGCCCAGACTGCTTGGCGTGG GTGCCTGGCCCAGGCCGTTCTGGCTGGATTTCCTCAACAAGGCGACCCCAGGGGCGTCCCGGCTCAGCAGCAGGACGTTTGGAAGCAGCCTGGCCACTGCTGTCAGCGAACCTGAAGACAGCAACGATAACACTGCTGGAG ATTTCGATGACCAGATTCTGAATGAGCCTCTCAAGCATTCTGACTTCTTCaatgtcaaggaattattttccATCAGAAGTCTCTTCGATGCCCGAGTGCACCTGGGACACAAGGCCGGCTGTCGGCACAG GTTCATGGAGCCGTACGTATTTGGGAACCGCCTGGGCCAGGACATCATCGACCTGGAGCAGACGGCCGTGCACCTCCAGCAGGCCTTGAACTTCACCGCCCACGTGGCCTATCGCAAGGGCATCATCTTGTTCGTGAGCCGCCACCGGCAGTTCACGCACCTGGTCGAGAACACGGCCCAGGCCTGCGGCGAGTACGCCCACGCCCGCTACTTCAAGGGCGGCCTGCTGACCAACGCGCCGGTCCTCTTCGGCCCCGGGGTGCGCCTGCCCGACCTCCTCATCTTCCTGCACACCCTCAACAACGTCTTTGAGACCCACGTGGCCGTGCGCGACGCAGCCAAGATGAACATCCCCACCGTCGGCGTCGTGGACACCAACTGCAACCCCTGCCTCATCACCTACCCCGTCCCCGGCAACGACGACTCGCCCGCCTCCGTGCAGCTCTTCTGCAGGCTCTTCCGCGTGGTCATCAACCGGGCCAAGGAGAAGCGGAGACAGGTCGAGGCCCTGTACCGACCACAGGCCCAAAAGGTGGCCGAGGCCCAGGGCCCCACGGGCCCTCCTGCCCCCAGAGCACATCCCGGGATGGGCTCAAGCCACTCCCCGTGA
- the PIERCE1 gene encoding piercer of microtubule wall 1 protein: MSQEDPQACAEPVEQKAKAPPEKTSDYYHVREDLPARFNNPGWFRGYRTKEPASVYRTSNQAYGGRAPTVHEMPKVFYPTSNKFSQHLAAGGMYRSTAFNVSMDKSVVSGPGNYVTPYDPLDFHPSYNASKPSICS, encoded by the exons ATGTCCCAGGAAGATCCCCAGGCGTGCGCGGAGCCTGTTGAGCAAAAGGCCAAGGCCCCCCCGGAGAAAACCAGCGACTATTACCACGTGAGAGAGGACCTGCCCGCCCGGTTCAACAACCCGGGGTGGTTCCGCGGCTACAG GACCAAGGAGCCTGCCTCAGTGTACAGGACCAGTAACCAAGCTTACGGGGGCAGGGCCCCCACCGTGCACGAGATGCCG AAAGTATTTTATCCTACTTCGAAtaagttctcccagcaccttgCTGCCGGCGGGATGTACCGCAGCACCGCCTTCAACGTGAGCATGGATAAGAGCGTGGTGTCGGGGCCCGGCAACTACGTCACCCCCTACGACCCCCTCGACTTCCACCCCAGTTACAACGCCAGCAAGCCGTCCATCTGCAGCTGA